The following are from one region of the Coriobacteriia bacterium genome:
- a CDS encoding twin-arginine translocase TatA/TatE family subunit — translation MFGIGGWEFMLIAVLALLLFGPDKLPQFARTLGRLMRDMKKYQAMMESTIRGEILAADPTLKKDPFETGKDFGKKVGSGGFTRPEPNAEAGTEDADGGEQADAGPIVNEDGDLLVPEPGDLIASAPTVASDADDDVPPAADAPDEAGEGERDEA, via the coding sequence TTGTTCGGTATCGGTGGCTGGGAGTTCATGCTCATAGCTGTGTTGGCGCTGCTGCTCTTCGGCCCCGACAAGCTCCCGCAGTTCGCCCGCACGCTCGGGCGGCTCATGCGTGACATGAAGAAGTACCAGGCGATGATGGAGTCGACGATCCGCGGCGAGATCCTCGCGGCCGACCCGACTCTCAAGAAGGACCCGTTCGAGACCGGCAAGGACTTCGGCAAGAAGGTGGGAAGCGGCGGGTTCACGCGCCCGGAGCCGAATGCCGAGGCGGGGACCGAAGACGCTGACGGTGGCGAGCAGGCCGACGCAGGGCCCATCGTGAACGAGGACGGTGACCTGCTCGTGCCCGAGCCGGGCGATCTGATCGCGTCCGCCCCCACGGTTGCGAGCGACGCCGATGACGACGTCCCGCCGGCCGCCGATGCCCCGGACGAAGCTGGAGAGGGGGAGCGGGACGAGGCCTGA
- the hypB gene encoding hydrogenase nickel incorporation protein HypB codes for MKVDIEQRILAANDELAAGNRARFADHGVFVLDLMASPGAGKTSTILATIAALRDRYEIAVIEGDIASKVDAEKVRAHGIPAVQINTGGACHLESAMIRRAVDTLDLDSLDLIIIENVGNLVCPSDFDLGESAKVMILSVPEGHDKPYKYPNIFQVSEAVILNKCDTMPVFDFDEAEFRSVVESLNGVAPIFAISATKGDGVDAWAEWLAARIEAAKMEASA; via the coding sequence GTGAAGGTCGACATCGAACAGAGGATCCTCGCCGCGAACGACGAGCTTGCGGCGGGCAACCGCGCTCGTTTCGCCGACCACGGCGTCTTCGTGCTCGACCTCATGGCATCGCCGGGCGCGGGCAAGACATCCACGATCCTCGCCACCATCGCCGCGCTCAGGGACCGCTATGAGATCGCCGTCATCGAGGGTGATATCGCGAGCAAGGTGGACGCCGAGAAGGTGCGCGCCCACGGAATCCCCGCGGTACAGATCAACACGGGCGGTGCGTGCCACCTTGAGTCGGCGATGATCCGCCGCGCGGTCGACACGCTCGACTTGGACTCGCTCGACCTCATCATCATCGAGAACGTGGGCAATCTGGTGTGTCCGTCGGATTTCGATCTCGGTGAGAGCGCCAAGGTCATGATCCTGTCGGTGCCCGAGGGCCACGACAAGCCGTACAAGTACCCGAACATCTTCCAGGTCTCCGAAGCCGTGATCTTGAACAAGTGCGACACGATGCCGGTCTTCGACTTCGACGAAGCCGAGTTCCGAAGCGTAGTGGAGAGCCTCAACGGGGTTGCGCCGATCTTCGCGATCTCGGCCACCAAGGGCGATGGCGTCGACGCATGGGCCGAGTGGCTTGCGGCGCGCATCGAGGCGGCGAAGATGGAGGCATCGGCATGA
- a CDS encoding STAS domain-containing protein has product MELVISTENAGASCTIALDGEVDVYTSPRLRQKLTDVIDAGCLNIVVDLQNLGFIDSSGLGVLVSALRKVKENGGTLRLVCTKDSILKIFRITGLDKVFPLFPTVEEALEF; this is encoded by the coding sequence ATGGAGCTCGTAATCTCAACCGAGAACGCGGGAGCGAGTTGCACGATCGCACTCGACGGCGAGGTCGATGTCTACACGTCGCCCCGGTTGCGCCAGAAGCTCACCGACGTCATCGACGCAGGTTGCCTGAACATCGTGGTCGACCTGCAGAACCTCGGGTTCATCGACAGCTCGGGCCTTGGCGTGCTGGTGAGCGCCCTCCGGAAGGTCAAGGAGAACGGCGGGACGCTGCGGCTGGTATGCACCAAGGACAGCATCCTGAAGATCTTCCGCATCACGGGGCTCGACAAGGTCTTCCCGCTGTTCCCCACGGTCGAAGAGGCCCTGGAGTTCTAA
- a CDS encoding hydrogenase maturation nickel metallochaperone HypA, with the protein MHELGIAEGILSSALTGAEGAEASRINEVNITVGVLTEVMEDALQFAWEAVRVGTMAEDAVLNVTMLDARSQCADCGHEWVHDRYSGAQCPSCSGYLMRLLSGRELKIDSIDID; encoded by the coding sequence ATGCACGAGTTGGGCATCGCCGAAGGGATACTCTCCTCGGCCCTGACCGGGGCCGAAGGGGCGGAAGCTAGCCGCATCAACGAGGTGAACATCACGGTCGGCGTGCTGACCGAGGTGATGGAAGACGCGCTGCAGTTCGCGTGGGAGGCTGTTCGCGTGGGCACGATGGCCGAGGATGCGGTGCTGAACGTGACGATGCTCGACGCCCGCTCACAGTGCGCCGACTGCGGGCACGAGTGGGTGCACGACCGCTACTCGGGCGCGCAGTGTCCGTCGTGCAGCGGCTACCTGATGCGTCTGCTCTCGGGCCGTGAGCTGAAGATCGACTCTATCGACATCGACTGA
- a CDS encoding amidohydrolase family protein: MLLLARYVLPVSGPHIDDGAVLVQGGEIIALGSRVEMLRDHPDEEIVDYGLAALMPGFVDLHTHMEYAIFRGVVDDLPYTEWKMAVQGREHLLSDQDWKDSAVLGAIETIRSGITTVADITDTGASVQATQDSGLRGVLYREVSTMDTASVDRVMAEALADIEAWTAQTDSSRITIGLAPHGPYTCHPRLFQALVAEVESNDRPVTIHLAGSKDEYDFVKYGSSPLGQDFRAQSGWSDQAWMPTGVSPVRYVYQWGIFDLPNVLAVHCVHVDAEDIDVLKRTDTAVAYCARCNAKLGMGTAPLGDFRAAGLRVGIGTDSPASTSTIDFFEEMRVGLLVQRGMLGEQGFFSAKTFVTMATLGGAQALKIDHLVGSLEPGKRADIIAVDLSKSHQVPTQNPYGALVHTCNQDNVLMTMVEGRMLFDRGTYLTLERESMSERTEQLRMKMRS, from the coding sequence ATGTTGCTTCTGGCGCGCTACGTGCTCCCCGTGAGCGGTCCCCACATCGACGACGGTGCCGTGCTCGTGCAGGGCGGCGAGATCATCGCGCTCGGTAGCCGCGTCGAGATGCTGCGCGACCATCCCGATGAGGAGATCGTCGACTACGGGCTCGCGGCGCTGATGCCCGGCTTCGTAGACCTGCACACTCACATGGAGTACGCGATCTTTCGCGGCGTCGTGGACGACCTGCCGTACACCGAGTGGAAGATGGCGGTCCAGGGTCGCGAGCACCTGCTGAGCGATCAGGACTGGAAGGACTCGGCGGTGCTCGGCGCCATCGAGACGATCCGCTCGGGCATCACCACCGTTGCCGACATCACCGACACGGGCGCCAGCGTGCAGGCGACGCAGGACTCCGGACTGCGCGGCGTGCTCTATCGCGAGGTCTCCACGATGGACACCGCTTCGGTCGACCGCGTCATGGCCGAGGCGCTCGCCGACATCGAGGCCTGGACCGCGCAGACGGACAGCAGCCGGATCACCATCGGCCTCGCGCCGCACGGGCCGTACACCTGTCACCCGCGGCTGTTCCAGGCGCTCGTGGCCGAGGTGGAGAGCAACGACCGGCCGGTGACGATCCACCTGGCGGGCTCGAAGGACGAGTACGACTTCGTGAAGTACGGCTCCTCGCCGCTTGGACAGGACTTCCGGGCGCAGTCCGGCTGGTCCGACCAGGCGTGGATGCCGACCGGCGTGAGCCCGGTGCGCTATGTCTACCAGTGGGGCATCTTCGACCTGCCGAACGTGCTTGCGGTCCACTGCGTGCATGTGGATGCCGAGGACATCGATGTCCTCAAGCGCACCGACACCGCGGTGGCATACTGCGCGCGCTGCAACGCCAAACTCGGCATGGGCACGGCGCCGCTCGGGGACTTCCGCGCGGCAGGGCTTCGGGTCGGCATCGGCACGGACTCGCCGGCCTCCACGAGCACCATCGACTTCTTCGAGGAGATGCGCGTGGGTCTTCTCGTCCAGCGCGGGATGCTCGGCGAGCAAGGCTTCTTCTCGGCGAAGACGTTCGTGACTATGGCGACGCTCGGCGGCGCGCAGGCTCTCAAGATCGACCACCTGGTGGGCTCTCTGGAGCCGGGCAAGCGCGCCGACATCATCGCGGTCGACCTCTCGAAGAGCCACCAGGTGCCAACGCAGAACCCGTACGGTGCGCTCGTGCACACCTGCAACCAGGACAACGTGCTGATGACCATGGTCGAAGGGCGGATGCTGTTCGATCGCGGCACGTACCTCACGCTCGAGCGTGAGAGCATGAGCGAGCGTACCGAACAGCTGCGGATGAAGATGCGGAGCTGA
- a CDS encoding HD domain-containing protein, whose translation MMEREAALALTRERIPNANLVNHCVATEVIMQALARHFGLAEPDVERWALAGLLHDLDYAETAEDFDRHGVVTAELLADELDAEQLHAILAHANKVPRESLMDRALYAADPTTGFIVAAALVRPDKSLANVELRSLLKRWKEKAFARGASREQMAACEELDLTREEFLELALSAMQARADEIGL comes from the coding sequence ATGATGGAGCGCGAGGCCGCGCTTGCGCTCACGCGCGAGCGCATCCCGAATGCCAATCTCGTGAACCACTGCGTCGCCACCGAGGTGATCATGCAGGCGCTCGCGCGTCACTTCGGCCTTGCCGAGCCCGACGTGGAGCGTTGGGCGCTCGCCGGCCTGTTGCACGACCTGGACTATGCCGAGACGGCCGAGGACTTCGATCGGCACGGCGTGGTCACTGCCGAGCTGCTGGCCGACGAGCTCGATGCCGAGCAGCTGCACGCGATCCTCGCGCACGCGAACAAGGTGCCGCGTGAGTCGCTGATGGATCGTGCGCTGTACGCCGCCGACCCGACGACCGGCTTCATCGTAGCCGCCGCCCTCGTGCGCCCCGACAAGTCGCTCGCGAACGTCGAGCTGCGATCTTTGCTGAAGCGCTGGAAGGAGAAGGCCTTCGCGCGCGGCGCCAGCCGCGAACAGATGGCCGCCTGCGAGGAGCTCGACCTCACACGCGAGGAGTTCCTCGAGCTCGCGCTCTCGGCGATGCAGGCGAGAGCGGACGAGATCGGGCTGTAG
- a CDS encoding STAS domain-containing protein, with the protein MALSIRLDQNPDYWVLALEGDLDYSECSSFRLTIDRVLKHLPPATVVDLSALDYLDSSGLGLLLSLSKEYGAHGGRLVLVTNESVDSILDLTRLSGLFSCAASLDEARTMLADVAQ; encoded by the coding sequence ATGGCACTCTCGATTCGACTCGACCAGAACCCTGACTACTGGGTGCTCGCACTCGAGGGTGACCTCGACTACAGCGAATGCTCGTCGTTCCGACTGACGATCGACCGGGTGCTGAAGCACCTGCCGCCTGCGACAGTCGTGGACCTGAGTGCGCTCGACTACCTCGACAGTTCCGGCCTTGGCTTGCTGCTGTCCCTTTCGAAAGAGTACGGCGCCCACGGAGGCCGCCTCGTCCTGGTCACCAACGAGTCCGTCGACAGTATCCTCGACCTCACGCGGCTCTCCGGTCTCTTCTCGTGCGCAGCGTCGCTCGACGAAGCACGCACCATGCTGGCCGACGTCGCGCAGTAG
- a CDS encoding DNA topoisomerase I — MRLIISEKNIAARRIAEILAVGKPKADKVYTTPVYYFRRDGEDWASIGLKGHIMEVDFAPTLDASAVRALAQADPRILAYGADTLLDAEPELDLKRWRLETLPVLARVDVEKVPKEKGIIQSIKNLAKKADKVIIATDFDREGELIGADARDVVRSVNKTVPVSRVRFSAITKDEIERAFANEDVLSEELAQAGETRQEIDLIWGAVLTRYLTLTLQKVTRKPFGDVLSSGRVQTPTLKLIVDREKERDAFVPEDYWVVRGTFGKNGDEFGAGHATERFTTEDAARAALEAVSAATEATITAVKRTKRQSKPPAPFNTTALMAAAASEGLSPSQTMRIAESLYMSGLISYPRVDNTVYPPSLDIKGIVRTLAEVPFYWEHAHKLLQSPFHPTRGEKEATDHPPIHPTGAADPDKLDPQAWKLYNLVARRFMATLSDPAVIEGTRVDLDVAGEPFVAKGDVVLSPGFRAIYPYGLRKDEHLPQLAEGESVRFLGAEMEGKQTQPPARYSQGRLIQEMEKLGLGTKATRHDIIQTLYDRKYISNDPVEPTFKGKTVIEALSAYASEITTPEMTVSLDREMDAIAGGRSTLPVVVTHSKNALATVLEELLPRVSEVADKLKDAIDEDAKVGKCPVSGHDLLIKYSPKNRNYFVGCSGYPECTVTYPLPKNAKYQSADELCPVCGTPQVKIIQFKKRPRLMCLSTECPTKRGPEITIAKGACPTGDGGDLVVHYSPVGSRYVRCTNYENCKTSYPLPQQGDLEPTEETCECGTPKVIVHTKKGPWKICIDPACPLKAAKPAAAKKAGGARKSAARKKPGGSGATGAAKKPRGVK, encoded by the coding sequence ATGCGCCTCATCATCTCAGAGAAGAACATCGCCGCCCGTCGCATCGCCGAGATTCTGGCGGTGGGCAAGCCGAAGGCGGACAAGGTCTACACGACACCCGTCTACTACTTCCGCCGGGACGGGGAGGACTGGGCGTCGATCGGCCTCAAGGGCCACATCATGGAAGTGGACTTCGCTCCGACACTCGATGCTTCCGCGGTCCGCGCACTGGCGCAGGCCGATCCGCGCATACTCGCCTACGGCGCCGATACGCTGCTCGACGCCGAACCGGAACTCGACCTGAAGCGCTGGCGTCTGGAGACGCTGCCGGTGCTCGCGCGCGTCGACGTGGAGAAGGTGCCCAAAGAGAAGGGCATCATCCAGTCGATCAAGAACCTCGCCAAGAAGGCCGACAAGGTCATCATCGCAACCGACTTCGATCGCGAGGGCGAGCTCATCGGCGCCGACGCGCGCGACGTCGTCCGCTCCGTCAACAAGACCGTCCCTGTCAGTCGCGTGCGCTTCTCGGCGATCACGAAAGACGAGATCGAGCGCGCCTTCGCCAACGAGGACGTGCTGTCCGAGGAGCTCGCGCAAGCCGGCGAGACGCGGCAGGAGATCGACCTCATCTGGGGTGCGGTCCTCACGCGTTACCTCACGCTCACGCTACAGAAGGTGACCCGCAAGCCCTTCGGCGATGTGCTCTCGTCCGGCCGGGTCCAGACGCCCACCCTGAAGCTCATCGTGGACCGCGAGAAGGAGCGGGACGCGTTCGTTCCCGAGGACTACTGGGTGGTCCGGGGCACCTTCGGCAAGAACGGCGACGAGTTCGGCGCCGGGCACGCCACCGAGCGCTTCACCACCGAAGACGCCGCGCGCGCCGCACTCGAGGCCGTCTCGGCTGCCACAGAGGCCACCATCACGGCAGTCAAGCGCACGAAGCGGCAGTCCAAGCCGCCTGCGCCGTTCAACACCACCGCCCTGATGGCCGCAGCCGCCTCCGAGGGGCTTTCGCCCTCTCAGACGATGCGGATCGCCGAGTCGCTGTACATGAGCGGTCTCATCTCGTATCCACGTGTGGACAACACCGTCTATCCGCCAAGCCTCGACATCAAGGGCATCGTGCGGACGCTCGCCGAGGTGCCGTTCTACTGGGAGCATGCGCACAAGCTCCTGCAGTCGCCTTTCCATCCGACACGTGGTGAGAAGGAAGCGACGGACCATCCGCCGATCCATCCCACGGGAGCCGCGGACCCCGACAAGCTCGACCCGCAGGCGTGGAAGCTCTACAACCTCGTCGCGCGCCGGTTCATGGCCACGCTGTCGGACCCTGCTGTGATCGAGGGCACGCGCGTCGATCTCGACGTGGCCGGCGAGCCCTTCGTCGCCAAGGGTGACGTCGTGCTCTCGCCGGGGTTCCGCGCCATCTACCCGTACGGCCTGCGCAAAGACGAGCACCTGCCGCAGCTGGCCGAGGGTGAGAGCGTGCGCTTCCTCGGCGCGGAGATGGAAGGTAAGCAGACGCAGCCGCCGGCCCGCTACTCGCAGGGACGCCTGATCCAGGAGATGGAGAAGCTTGGCCTCGGCACCAAGGCCACGCGGCACGACATCATCCAGACGCTCTACGATCGCAAGTACATCAGCAACGATCCGGTCGAGCCGACCTTCAAGGGCAAGACCGTCATCGAGGCGCTCTCCGCGTATGCGAGCGAGATCACCACGCCCGAGATGACCGTTTCGCTCGACCGCGAGATGGACGCCATCGCAGGCGGTCGTTCGACGCTCCCCGTCGTGGTGACGCACTCGAAGAACGCGCTTGCGACCGTGCTCGAGGAGCTCCTGCCTCGCGTGAGCGAGGTGGCCGACAAGCTCAAGGACGCCATCGACGAGGACGCCAAGGTGGGGAAGTGCCCGGTCTCCGGTCACGACCTGCTGATCAAGTACTCTCCCAAGAACCGCAACTACTTCGTAGGCTGCTCCGGCTACCCGGAGTGCACGGTTACCTATCCGCTGCCGAAGAACGCAAAGTACCAGTCGGCCGATGAACTGTGCCCCGTGTGCGGGACGCCGCAAGTCAAGATCATCCAGTTCAAGAAGCGGCCGCGTCTCATGTGTCTGAGCACCGAGTGCCCCACCAAGCGCGGCCCGGAGATCACGATCGCGAAGGGCGCCTGTCCCACGGGTGACGGCGGCGATCTCGTGGTGCACTACTCGCCGGTGGGCAGCCGCTACGTGCGCTGCACCAACTACGAGAACTGCAAGACCTCGTATCCGCTGCCGCAACAGGGCGATCTTGAGCCGACCGAGGAGACCTGCGAGTGTGGCACCCCGAAGGTGATCGTCCACACGAAGAAGGGCCCGTGGAAGATCTGCATCGACCCCGCATGTCCGCTCAAGGCTGCAAAGCCGGCTGCGGCGAAGAAGGCCGGTGGTGCCCGAAAGTCCGCTGCGAGGAAGAAACCCGGCGGCTCGGGTGCCACGGGCGCCGCGAAGAAGCCGCGCGGGGTGAAGTAG
- a CDS encoding SoxR reducing system RseC family protein → MHEHGRVITVHDGAVDVRMEVGAACGGCTSCARGANGEMIMRDVVDTLGVTVGDTVDVVIPDSIKSRAAVAIFLVPVVCMLLGYLAGYLLGRWAGIAPDVSGLVFALIGANLAVVGVRAAERKIASSTEFTPKVDAIIARGHGRP, encoded by the coding sequence GTGCATGAACACGGTCGGGTGATCACGGTGCATGACGGTGCCGTGGACGTGCGCATGGAGGTTGGCGCCGCATGCGGCGGATGTACGTCCTGCGCACGAGGCGCCAATGGCGAGATGATCATGCGGGACGTGGTCGACACGCTGGGAGTGACGGTCGGCGACACGGTCGACGTGGTGATCCCGGATTCTATCAAGAGTCGTGCCGCTGTGGCGATCTTCCTCGTTCCCGTGGTTTGCATGCTGCTCGGGTACTTGGCTGGCTACTTGCTTGGACGGTGGGCGGGAATCGCGCCCGATGTGAGCGGCCTCGTGTTTGCGCTGATCGGCGCGAATCTCGCGGTCGTCGGCGTGAGGGCGGCAGAGCGCAAGATCGCGTCGAGCACGGAGTTCACACCGAAAGTGGATGCTATAATCGCGCGAGGTCACGGCCGACCCTGA
- the tatC gene encoding twin-arginine translocase subunit TatC, which yields MSHLTELRKRLTVVVAVLGTLTLVGYFYSDEIYRLLIGPMLPVLGDKGGYTFDLLEAMSNRFRLGMFGAVIAGSPILIYEVLAFFLPALKPKERRWFGWTALAAALLFLAGVAFCYFYILEPSTQWLVDQSGETFDLLLRAQSAMTFAMWFLAGFGMAFEVPVIVFYLVYFNVVPYATLRKNWRTVWVVIVVAASMITPDWNPWSMAALSAAMVTLFEASMLLVRIALARKIKAQRRAELGDLPDETE from the coding sequence ATGTCGCACCTGACTGAGCTTCGTAAGCGGCTCACCGTGGTGGTCGCGGTTCTCGGCACCCTCACGCTCGTCGGCTACTTCTACTCCGATGAGATCTACCGCCTGCTGATCGGGCCGATGCTGCCGGTTCTCGGCGACAAAGGCGGCTACACGTTCGATCTGCTCGAGGCGATGTCGAACCGCTTCCGCCTCGGCATGTTTGGCGCGGTCATCGCGGGCAGTCCGATCCTCATCTACGAGGTGCTGGCCTTCTTCCTGCCGGCGCTTAAGCCGAAGGAGCGACGTTGGTTCGGGTGGACGGCGCTGGCCGCGGCGCTGCTCTTCCTCGCCGGTGTGGCGTTCTGCTACTTCTACATCCTCGAGCCGAGCACGCAGTGGCTCGTTGACCAGAGCGGCGAGACGTTCGACCTGCTGCTCCGCGCGCAGAGCGCCATGACCTTCGCGATGTGGTTCCTTGCCGGCTTCGGCATGGCCTTCGAGGTGCCGGTCATCGTCTTCTATCTCGTGTACTTCAACGTGGTCCCGTACGCCACGCTTCGCAAGAACTGGCGCACGGTGTGGGTCGTGATCGTGGTGGCCGCCTCGATGATCACGCCCGACTGGAACCCCTGGAGCATGGCCGCGCTCTCGGCGGCGATGGTGACGCTGTTCGAGGCAAGCATGCTGCTTGTGCGCATAGCGCTTGCGCGCAAGATCAAGGCCCAGCGTCGCGCCGAGCTGGGCGATCTGCCCGACGAGACCGAGTAG